In the Actinomycetota bacterium genome, one interval contains:
- a CDS encoding DUF3090 family protein, translating to MEVRPEVFTADYTGRPGERTFFLQSRSETLTLTYQLEKGQVEVLAEKLKELLLLIDATDEIAAATPQRDPRYSLSAPIEPEWRVGTIGLTYEEDGESVVVALEPVSAGGVDDDDEDEGPDVDDFAVRILLAREQARAFILHALAVVAEGRPLCQLCGLPMDPDGHRCPASNGHRLS from the coding sequence ATGGAGGTTCGACCGGAGGTCTTCACCGCCGACTACACCGGGAGGCCGGGGGAGCGGACGTTCTTCCTGCAGTCGCGCAGCGAGACATTGACGCTGACCTACCAGTTGGAGAAGGGACAGGTCGAGGTGCTCGCCGAGAAGCTCAAGGAGTTGCTGCTCCTGATCGACGCGACGGATGAGATCGCGGCCGCGACGCCACAACGCGACCCCCGCTACTCGCTGAGCGCGCCGATCGAGCCCGAGTGGAGGGTGGGAACGATCGGGCTTACGTATGAAGAAGACGGTGAGTCCGTCGTGGTCGCTCTCGAGCCCGTAAGCGCCGGCGGGGTTGACGACGATGATGAAGACGAGGGGCCGGACGTCGACGACTTCGCTGTTCGGATCCTGCTGGCGCGCGAGCAAGCACGCGCGTTCATCCTGCACGCGCTCGCCGTGGTTGCAGAGGGTCGTCCCTTGTGCCAGCTGTGCGGGCTTCCGATGGACCCGGACGGGCACAGATGCCCGGCGTCCAATGGGCACCGGTTGAGCTAG
- a CDS encoding MSMEG_4193 family putative phosphomutase: protein MTTIYLVRHGVTSHTGHRLTGWMEGVHLNEEGKRQAEATAQHLAEVPLKAIYSSPIDRTIETARPIAAIHDLDVKVNHQIGEVDYGKWTNRSLKSLMRTKLWGTVQRWPSAVRFPEGETLREVQTRAVDELERLRAEHPRDSICCVSHGDTIKLVVAHYLGLHIDLFQRIFIGPASVSVLNVSDYGPQVLALNAAPMPKLVKA from the coding sequence GTGACGACGATCTATCTCGTTCGCCATGGCGTCACGTCTCACACCGGTCACAGGCTCACCGGCTGGATGGAGGGTGTGCACCTGAACGAAGAGGGCAAGCGGCAAGCCGAGGCGACGGCGCAGCATCTCGCCGAGGTTCCGTTGAAGGCCATCTACTCCAGCCCGATCGATCGCACGATCGAAACCGCGCGGCCGATCGCAGCCATTCACGACCTCGACGTCAAGGTCAACCACCAGATCGGCGAGGTCGACTACGGGAAGTGGACCAACCGGTCGTTGAAGTCCCTGATGCGGACGAAGCTGTGGGGGACTGTGCAGAGGTGGCCGTCGGCGGTTCGGTTCCCGGAAGGCGAGACGCTGCGCGAGGTGCAGACTCGCGCCGTGGACGAGCTAGAACGGCTGCGCGCGGAGCACCCGCGGGATTCGATCTGCTGCGTGTCGCACGGTGACACGATCAAGCTCGTGGTCGCGCATTACCTCGGGCTCCACATCGATCTGTTCCAGCGGATCTTCATCGGTCCCGCCTCGGTTTCGGTGCTGAACGTGAGTGACTACGGCCCCCAGGTCCTCGCGCTGAACGCGGCTCCGATGCCGAAGTTGGTGAAGGCTTAG
- a CDS encoding AMP-binding protein, translating into MSDFVWEPTQEYIERANVTGFMRKHGIADYRALVRRSQEDPEWFWAAAIEDLGLHFFEPYDQILDDSQGPEWPRWFVGGKVNLTYNCVDRHAAGDLAGSPAIVWEGEDGATRTLTYAELAAEVNRAANGLKALGVGEGDPVGIYMPMIPEAAIASYACAKIGAIYLPIFSGFGAPAISTRLNDAKAKVVITADGFWRRGGKVSMKETADDAIADSPSVEKVVVFRRFPDDDCTMTERDITWVDAFGQQSPECEAARLDPEAPYMIAYTSGTTGKPKGSVHVHGGFLVKIAQEVRYQLDAAPGEVLYWVTDMGWIMGPLEIVGGHANGAAVVMYEGAPNHPAPDRLWDICARHGVTILGVSPTLIRALMPSGEDLVRKHDLSKLRILGSTGEPWNPEPYRWFSDVVGGGRCPIINLSGGTEVGACFLGQAPVIPTKSCSLGTPSLGMATEVFDADGRPVRGEVGELVCLKPWPAQTRGFWGSKERYLAAYWSRWPGVWVHGDWASIDEDGYWFLHGRSDDTLNVAGKRIGPAEFESAAVEHPAVVECAAVGVPDEVKGTVVWCFCILRPDTPESEELRAEVKKAIGDELGKAFTPKEVRFVEELPKTRSAKILRRAIRAQVLGEDPGDLSSLENPSALAAVQKSLP; encoded by the coding sequence ATGAGCGACTTCGTGTGGGAGCCCACGCAGGAATACATCGAGCGCGCGAACGTCACCGGCTTCATGCGCAAGCACGGCATCGCTGATTACCGCGCGTTGGTGCGCCGTTCGCAGGAGGACCCAGAGTGGTTCTGGGCTGCCGCGATCGAAGACCTCGGCCTCCACTTCTTCGAGCCCTACGACCAGATCCTGGACGATTCGCAGGGGCCGGAGTGGCCGCGCTGGTTCGTCGGGGGCAAGGTCAACCTCACCTACAACTGCGTCGATCGCCACGCCGCGGGGGATCTCGCCGGCAGTCCGGCGATCGTGTGGGAGGGCGAAGATGGAGCCACCCGCACGCTGACCTACGCGGAGCTCGCGGCGGAGGTGAACCGCGCCGCCAATGGGCTGAAGGCACTCGGTGTAGGCGAAGGTGATCCCGTCGGGATCTACATGCCGATGATCCCGGAAGCGGCCATCGCCTCGTATGCGTGCGCCAAGATCGGGGCGATCTACTTGCCGATCTTCTCCGGCTTCGGCGCGCCGGCTATCTCCACCCGTCTGAACGATGCGAAGGCGAAGGTCGTGATCACCGCGGACGGCTTCTGGCGCCGCGGGGGGAAGGTCTCGATGAAGGAGACGGCGGACGACGCCATCGCGGACTCTCCTAGCGTCGAGAAGGTCGTGGTGTTCCGCCGCTTCCCCGACGACGACTGCACGATGACCGAGCGTGACATCACCTGGGTCGATGCTTTCGGGCAGCAGTCGCCGGAGTGCGAGGCGGCTCGGCTCGACCCTGAAGCGCCGTACATGATCGCCTACACCTCCGGCACCACTGGGAAGCCGAAAGGAAGCGTCCATGTCCACGGCGGCTTCCTCGTGAAGATCGCCCAGGAGGTCCGCTATCAACTGGATGCGGCCCCCGGCGAGGTCCTCTACTGGGTCACCGACATGGGGTGGATCATGGGGCCGCTCGAGATCGTCGGCGGGCACGCGAACGGCGCGGCGGTCGTGATGTACGAGGGCGCGCCCAACCATCCCGCCCCCGACCGGCTATGGGACATCTGTGCCCGTCACGGGGTCACGATCCTCGGCGTCTCTCCGACGCTGATCCGCGCTCTGATGCCCTCGGGAGAAGACCTCGTGCGCAAGCACGATCTGTCGAAGCTCCGCATCCTCGGGTCGACCGGTGAGCCGTGGAACCCCGAGCCCTACCGCTGGTTCTCCGACGTCGTCGGTGGAGGCCGCTGCCCGATCATCAACCTGTCGGGTGGGACCGAGGTCGGCGCGTGCTTCCTGGGCCAAGCTCCAGTCATCCCGACCAAGAGCTGCTCGCTCGGGACGCCTTCGCTCGGGATGGCGACGGAGGTATTCGACGCGGATGGTCGGCCGGTGCGGGGAGAGGTGGGCGAGCTCGTCTGTCTGAAGCCGTGGCCCGCCCAGACGCGCGGTTTCTGGGGCAGCAAGGAGCGTTATCTCGCGGCCTACTGGTCGCGCTGGCCGGGAGTGTGGGTGCACGGCGACTGGGCGTCGATCGACGAGGACGGCTACTGGTTCCTGCACGGTCGCAGCGACGACACCTTGAACGTCGCGGGCAAGAGGATCGGGCCGGCCGAGTTCGAGTCCGCGGCCGTGGAACATCCCGCGGTCGTCGAGTGTGCCGCGGTAGGGGTGCCGGACGAGGTGAAGGGGACCGTCGTATGGTGCTTCTGCATCCTGCGCCCCGATACTCCCGAGTCCGAGGAGTTGAGGGCCGAGGTCAAGAAGGCGATCGGGGACGAGCTCGGCAAGGCCTTCACCCCCAAAGAGGTGCGTTTCGTAGAAGAGCTTCCTAAGACGCGCTCCGCAAAGATCCTGCGACGTGCCATCAGGGCGCAGGTGCTGGGAGAAGACCCCGGCGACCTCTCCTCGCTCGAGAACCCGAGTGCTCTCGCGGCGGTCCAGAAGTCGCTGCCGTGA
- a CDS encoding Ppx/GppA family phosphatase, with protein MRVAAIDVGTNSTRLLVAEGQAGGFRSIERRMVITRLGQGVDERRVLAPEALQRTLATIADYAATCGELGVNKLRVTGTSAVRDAHNRDEFFDGVRHLTGTEAELLSGEAEATVTFLGALSDLPDAGPVLVVDIGGGSTEFIGGEGRPERLVSLNIGCVRMLEKHLRTDPPAPEELEALREEVRGEIDAVVDELEVPPGARLVGVAGTVTQLAALKAGILVYDPDVTHHAVLTHGDVRMLARRLESLTYTQRKRIKGLEPGRADVIVAGAEILLCVMEAFDAPEVLTSEKDILDGLVIQLLDD; from the coding sequence ATGAGAGTGGCTGCGATCGACGTGGGCACCAACTCCACGAGGCTGTTGGTCGCTGAGGGACAGGCCGGAGGGTTCCGTTCGATAGAACGCCGCATGGTGATCACGCGCCTCGGCCAAGGCGTCGACGAACGTCGCGTTCTGGCGCCGGAGGCGCTACAGCGGACCCTCGCGACCATCGCGGACTACGCCGCAACCTGTGGTGAGCTCGGCGTGAACAAGCTGCGCGTGACGGGGACGTCCGCGGTGCGGGACGCTCACAACCGCGACGAGTTCTTCGACGGCGTCCGCCACCTGACGGGGACGGAGGCAGAGCTTCTGTCCGGTGAAGCCGAGGCCACGGTCACATTCCTCGGCGCGCTCTCGGATCTTCCGGACGCGGGGCCGGTATTGGTCGTTGACATCGGCGGCGGCTCAACCGAGTTCATAGGGGGCGAGGGCCGGCCTGAGCGGTTGGTTTCATTGAACATCGGGTGCGTTCGGATGCTGGAGAAGCACCTGCGCACCGACCCGCCGGCGCCGGAAGAGCTAGAGGCGTTGCGCGAGGAGGTCCGCGGAGAGATCGACGCCGTGGTGGACGAGCTGGAGGTCCCGCCGGGGGCTCGCCTGGTCGGGGTGGCGGGAACCGTGACTCAGCTCGCCGCGCTGAAGGCGGGGATCCTCGTGTACGACCCGGACGTGACGCACCACGCCGTCCTCACCCACGGCGACGTCCGGATGCTGGCGCGGCGTTTGGAGTCACTCACCTACACGCAGCGCAAACGCATCAAAGGGCTCGAGCCGGGCCGCGCGGACGTCATCGTCGCGGGCGCAGAGATCCTGCTGTGCGTGATGGAGGCCTTCGACGCGCCAGAGGTCCTGACGTCGGAAAAGGACATCTTGGACGGATTGGTCATCCAGTTACTGGATGACTAG
- a CDS encoding DUF501 domain-containing protein, whose amino-acid sequence MAIENHPRLEDGSPFPTLYWLTCPLLVKRASKLESEGWMEQLNDRLGEDPLLRARLWGALDDLRRRRDAHEVLDPPPAPPGGGPDRVKCLHAHLAHHLVSPNPVGALALSQSGFPDCRLPCVQTS is encoded by the coding sequence ATGGCGATCGAGAACCACCCCCGGCTCGAAGACGGCTCGCCGTTCCCCACGCTTTACTGGCTCACCTGTCCGCTGCTCGTGAAGCGAGCGAGCAAGCTCGAGTCGGAGGGGTGGATGGAGCAGCTCAACGACCGGTTGGGCGAGGACCCCTTGCTCCGTGCGCGCTTGTGGGGCGCGCTCGACGACCTGCGCCGCCGACGCGACGCGCACGAGGTGCTGGATCCTCCACCGGCGCCACCCGGCGGAGGGCCCGACCGCGTCAAGTGCTTGCACGCGCACCTCGCCCATCATCTGGTGTCGCCGAATCCCGTGGGCGCGCTGGCGTTGTCGCAGAGCGGCTTTCCCGATTGCCGGCTCCCCTGCGTGCAGACCTCATGA
- a CDS encoding S1 RNA-binding domain-containing protein, with product MVEVGAVVTGTVEKVTDYGAFVKLESGESGMVHISQVDVNYVKNIRDFIKEGDSVQVKVVGQKEDGKIDLSIKQAQAGYTEQAPRKGGRDPEFERKLKTFMSQSQERLVDLKRHKEGRR from the coding sequence ATGGTCGAGGTAGGAGCGGTAGTCACGGGAACCGTCGAGAAGGTGACGGACTACGGCGCTTTCGTGAAGCTCGAGAGCGGCGAGAGCGGCATGGTCCACATCTCTCAGGTCGACGTGAACTACGTGAAGAACATCCGCGACTTCATCAAGGAGGGCGACAGCGTCCAGGTGAAGGTCGTCGGTCAGAAGGAAGACGGCAAGATCGACCTGTCGATCAAGCAGGCTCAGGCGGGCTACACGGAGCAGGCCCCCCGCAAGGGCGGCCGCGATCCCGAGTTCGAGCGCAAGCTCAAGACCTTCATGAGCCAGAGCCAGGAGCGCCTCGTCGACCTCAAGCGGCACAAAGAGGGGCGCAGGTAG
- a CDS encoding septum formation initiator family protein — MKALAMRGGGNKAKRFRLPSLGMGPQIVALLLVLGLLGAMAIEPTRQLIEQRERIHGMSNDLEQIQRSNRRLEGRIGRLKDPDFLEQRARGIGLVRPGETAYVVMPPSRSSSRPDKEKKVAPEPATPAPGFVDGFLSFLGLR; from the coding sequence GTGAAGGCGCTGGCCATGCGCGGTGGGGGTAACAAGGCCAAGAGGTTCCGGCTGCCGAGCCTCGGGATGGGTCCACAGATCGTGGCGCTGTTGCTCGTGCTCGGGCTTCTGGGCGCGATGGCGATCGAGCCGACCCGGCAGCTGATCGAGCAGCGCGAGCGGATCCACGGGATGTCGAACGACCTCGAGCAGATCCAACGCTCCAACCGGCGCCTCGAAGGCAGGATCGGGCGGCTGAAGGACCCGGACTTCCTCGAGCAGCGCGCCCGCGGCATCGGCTTGGTGCGCCCGGGCGAGACCGCTTACGTCGTGATGCCCCCGAGTCGCAGCAGCAGCCGGCCCGACAAGGAGAAGAAAGTGGCACCGGAACCGGCTACCCCCGCGCCCGGCTTCGTCGACGGGTTCCTGTCTTTCCTCGGTCTGCGCTAG
- the eno gene encoding phosphopyruvate hydratase, whose protein sequence is MSEIVFVAGRQILDSRGNPTVEAEVGLDSGARGRAAVPSGASTGAGEAVELRDGGKAFGGKGVTKAVDNVNDTIGPALLGFDALDQRGLDTLMRDLDGTDTKGKLGANAILGVSLAVAHAVAQELDLPLFRYLGGPAAHVLPVPLLNVLNGGAHADNSVDFQEFMLAPVGAASFAEALEWGTTTYAQLKKQLVDRGLATGVGDEGGFAPDLGANEEAIQLLLDAIEAAGYTPGEDIALALDPATSEIAEGDSYVLASEGRTLSRDEMVQFWADWVERYPIVSIEDGMAEDDWDGWKTLTDAIGDRVQLVGDDLFVTNPEVLERGISLGAANSILVKPNQIGSLTETLECVRLAQRAAYTTVISHRSGETEDATIADIAVATNAGQIKTGAPARGERTAKYNQLLRIEGVLGDSARYPGGRAFPRSRS, encoded by the coding sequence GTGAGCGAAATCGTCTTCGTTGCCGGGCGTCAGATCCTCGATTCGCGCGGGAACCCAACCGTGGAGGCGGAGGTCGGGCTCGACTCCGGCGCCCGCGGGCGAGCTGCGGTGCCGTCGGGAGCGTCGACGGGCGCGGGCGAGGCCGTCGAGCTGCGCGACGGCGGCAAGGCGTTCGGCGGCAAGGGCGTGACCAAGGCGGTCGACAACGTCAACGACACGATCGGCCCGGCGCTGCTCGGGTTCGACGCGCTCGACCAGCGCGGCCTCGACACGTTGATGCGCGACCTGGACGGAACCGACACCAAGGGAAAGCTCGGCGCCAACGCGATCCTCGGCGTCTCGCTGGCGGTCGCGCACGCGGTCGCGCAGGAGCTGGACCTGCCGCTGTTCCGTTACCTGGGGGGGCCGGCCGCCCACGTCTTGCCGGTCCCGTTGTTGAACGTGCTGAACGGCGGCGCCCACGCTGACAACTCGGTGGATTTCCAGGAGTTCATGCTCGCTCCGGTCGGTGCCGCGAGCTTCGCCGAGGCACTGGAGTGGGGGACGACGACGTACGCGCAGCTCAAGAAACAGCTGGTCGATCGCGGCCTCGCCACGGGTGTCGGTGACGAGGGCGGGTTCGCTCCGGACCTCGGCGCGAACGAAGAGGCGATCCAGCTCTTGCTCGACGCGATCGAAGCCGCGGGTTACACGCCCGGCGAGGACATCGCGTTAGCACTGGACCCGGCGACATCTGAGATCGCGGAGGGCGACAGCTACGTCCTCGCCTCCGAGGGTCGCACGCTGTCGCGGGACGAGATGGTGCAGTTCTGGGCGGACTGGGTGGAGCGTTATCCGATCGTCTCGATCGAGGACGGGATGGCGGAGGACGACTGGGACGGTTGGAAGACGCTGACGGACGCGATCGGCGATCGCGTCCAACTGGTCGGCGACGACCTGTTCGTAACGAATCCCGAGGTGCTGGAACGCGGCATCAGTCTGGGCGCGGCGAACTCGATCCTCGTGAAGCCGAACCAGATCGGGAGCCTGACCGAAACGCTCGAGTGCGTGCGGCTCGCGCAGAGGGCCGCCTACACAACCGTCATCTCGCACCGTTCGGGCGAGACGGAAGATGCGACGATCGCGGACATCGCGGTCGCGACGAACGCTGGGCAGATCAAGACGGGTGCGCCGGCGCGCGGTGAGCGCACGGCGAAGTACAACCAGCTCCTTCGCATCGAAGGCGTCCTCGGCGACAGCGCTCGGTATCCCGGCGGGCGCGCGTTCCCAAGGTCGCGCTCGTGA